ATCCGTCACAGCTATTGATTTTAATGTGCGTGAATAAAAATAAAAAACCGTGAAATCACAACTAAACACATGCCAAGTGAAATTTTCTTAAATCTTTGATAACAGGCCCGGATTCTAATTATTACTGCAATCGATTGATAGAAACCCGGATTCCAATTATTACTGCCACCTATTCTAGTGATTAGTAAAAATCACCTCCTTAATGATTTCCTAAAATATACCACTCGCTCCGTTTCATTGAATCCGTATGCGCGATGAGCCTGATGTGACACGTGAGCAGCGATGTATGCGTCTGACCCGAGCTCGCAAAATCCCTTTTTCTTTGCCCACTCCTCGACCGCCGCAACTAATTGGCGGCCAACATTTTTTCGGCGGAATTTAGATTCAACCCAAAGTCCCTCCAGAAAAGGTACGGGTCGATCATGGCAACCGTTTGCAAACGGGCGGATCATGGCCTCTGCAAAGCCAACGGCTTGATCACCATGCCAGGCCAAAAAGCAGACAAATCCTCGTTTACCAAAGAGTTTCTCCATGTCCTGCAGATGCATTTTTCTTGGACCTGGCCACAATTTTCTCCGAAGAAAAAGCCACTGAGGAATATCGAGTTTGATTACTTTATGAATAATTCTCTGCATAGCAATAATTTTGAAAGAGACGGTGGTGCTCGGTCAATAAATAAAACGTTTCAAGCACACCCTTTTCTTACCAAAGGGGTTCTTGACACTCTCCTCTCATCCTCCTAATTTACTCTTCATCTAAAGAAGGGGGCAGATTTTGAATTCCATAAAAAATGGCGCCATTAAATTTATCGCTACAGGTTTTGGTTTAGGCTATTTGCCCAAAGCTCCTGGAACTTTCGGAACCTTACTCGCTTTACCTTTTTTTTGGTTTCTCCACGAAAAAGGGATTTATACATACATGCTGGTGACATTTTTCTTCACCGCATTTGCATGTATCGTCGCTGAACTTGCAGGCCCATTATTTGAAAAATTCGACAGCCCTCATATTGTTATTGATGAAATCGCAGGATTTTTAATCACCATGACTTGGCTTCCACGTACCTGGCAGGCCATACTTGTTGGATTTATTCTGTTCAGAATTTTAGACGCAACAAAACCTGGCCCCATTGGTTATGTAGAGAAAAAAATAAAAGGGGGCCTTGGAGTCGTTGCTGATGATGTGGTCGCAGGCATCTTTGCTAATATGGCACTCCAAGTCATTTACTCTTATACCAATTTATTGGGAGCTCGTCTGTGACGACAAGCCATCTGGTTGCAGCCATTGCTAAAAAATTAATTGAGCAGCGCCAAACTTTTGGCATTGCAGAGAGTTGCACGGGTGGTCAGATTTCCGCAGCTGTCACGGCTTTGCCAGGAGCTTCAAAATATTTTCAAGGTGCAATTGTGAGCTATGACAATTCAGTAAAACATGATTTATTAGGTGTGAAGTTAAGGGTATTAAAGACCGATGGTGCTGTTTCACAAGCAACAGCAAAAGCCATGGCTCAAGGGGTGATCAAAAATCTCAAAGTCCATTGGGCAATTGCAGTTACCGGAATTGCGGGTCCGTCCGGCGGAACAAAAAACAGGCCAGTAGGGCTTGTATATGTCGCCGTCGTTGGCCCCAATGTTGAAACAGTTCAAAAAAGAGTTTTCAAGGGTAATAGAAAACAAATTCAGCAAAAAACTGTGCATGAAGCGCTACGTTTACTGCTTAACAAAATAACTTAAAGTGCAGCGCACACGATTGGCGCTCACAAACTAGAGGAGATCTACAATGTCCCAAACAGGTGAAAGAGAAAAAGCATTAGAGTTAGCAGTTAGTTCTATTGAAAAACAATTTGGTAAAGGTTCCATCATGCGTCTTGGTGGTGAGGAAACTCTCACTGGCGGCGACATCGAAACCATCAGCACAGGCTCACTCGCACTTGATATCGCGTTGGGCGTTGGCGGATTACCACGTGGCCGCGTTATCGAAATCTATGGCCCTGAGAGTTCAGGCAAAACAACACTCACATTGCATGTTATCGCTGAAGCTCAAAAAGCTGGCGGTATCGCAGCGTTTGTTGATGCTGAACATGCTCTCGATGTGAGTTATGCACGCAAACTCGGAGTTAAAACCGATGATTTGCTCATCTCACAACCCGATACTGGCGAACAAGCACTAGAGATTGTAGAAACACTAGTTCGATCAGGTGCAATTGACGTTCTTGTTATTGACTCTGTAGCAGCACTTACTCCACGAGCTGAAATCGAAGGCGAAATGGGTGATAGCCACATGGGTCTTCAAGCACGTTTGATGTCACAAGCTTTGAGAAAATTAACCGGCATTATTAGCCGTAGTAAAACAACGGTTATTTTCATCAACCAAATTCGTATGAAAATTGGCGTTATGTTCGGTAATCCGGAAACAACCACTGGCGGTAATGCTCTGAAGTTTTACTCCTCAGTGAGACTTGATATCCGTCGTATTGGCGCTATTAAAAATGGCGACTTAGCAGTTGGGAACAGAACACAAGTGAAGGTCGTTAAAAATAAATTAGCACCTCCATTTAGAACCGTAGAATTTGATATCATGTACGGTGAAGGTATTAGTCGTGAGGGTGATATTCTTGATCTCGCCTCCAACGATAGTATTGTGGATAAATCTGGAGCATGGTTTAGCTACAAAGGTGAACGCCTTGGTCAAGGCCGTGACGCTGTTAAAAATATGCTTAAAGAAAATCCCACCTTGGCAGAAGAACTCCGCCAAGGTGTTTTGGCTAAGCATAATATTAAAACCCATGGCGCTAAAGATTCCAAAGAATCATCTGGCGCTCCTTCATCACTAGATCCCGCCACAGCAAAAGCTGAGCGTAAAGCCGATGGTGATGGCAAAGCAGCCAAAGACCGCGACCATAAAGAAAAAGGGCATTCAAAAAAGTAATTTATTTTTTAATGCAGCCCGGGTGATGAGCCCGGGCATTTTTATAGCTTTGTGAGATGTTATTTATGAATCGAAAGTTAAAACCAAAATATATAACCGAAGATTTTCTTGATCAAAGGTTGGAAAAGTTTTCAAGAAAACTTAGTACTACAATTATTAAAAGTATTGAGAAAAGTACCAAAAAAACAATTGATGCGAGCATTCTAAATTTCAAAAATGAATATGTCATACCCATGTTTGAAATCACCCATAAACACATGGCGACCAAAGATGATCTTAAACGCTTTGCAACAAAAGAAGATTTCAAAAGCTGTGCTACAAAAGATGATCTTAACCGCTTTGCTACAAAAGAAGATTTCAAAAGCTGTGCTACAAAAGATGATCTTAACCGCTTTGCTACAAAAGAAGATTTCAAAAGCTGTGCTACAAAAGACGATCTCAACCGCTTTGCTACAAAAGAAGATTTCAAAAGCTGTGCTACAAAAGACGATCTCAACCGCTTTGCAACGAAAGACGATCTTAACCGCTTTGCAACGAAAGACGATCTTAACTGCTTTGCTACAAAAGAAGACCTCAACCACTTTACCAACAAATCAGAATTTGAAGAACTCAAAATGGAAGTTCGAAAAACCGGAATAATCGTTGAAGTTATGCAAAAAGACCTCAAAGCTGTAGCTTCAATAGCCTCTGTAATTTTAGAGCATCAGGAATTACATAAACGACATGACAAACGCCTCGATGCCATAGAAAAAAACATCACAGTCATTACCACTGCTTTACGCAAAAAAGATGTGTAATTTCAAATCTCTACCTTTATTTTTTACTGGTTATTAGGATATTCTTTTCATAACTATGCAA
This DNA window, taken from Oligoflexia bacterium, encodes the following:
- a CDS encoding phosphatidylglycerophosphatase A, which translates into the protein MNSIKNGAIKFIATGFGLGYLPKAPGTFGTLLALPFFWFLHEKGIYTYMLVTFFFTAFACIVAELAGPLFEKFDSPHIVIDEIAGFLITMTWLPRTWQAILVGFILFRILDATKPGPIGYVEKKIKGGLGVVADDVVAGIFANMALQVIYSYTNLLGARL
- a CDS encoding CinA family protein → MTTSHLVAAIAKKLIEQRQTFGIAESCTGGQISAAVTALPGASKYFQGAIVSYDNSVKHDLLGVKLRVLKTDGAVSQATAKAMAQGVIKNLKVHWAIAVTGIAGPSGGTKNRPVGLVYVAVVGPNVETVQKRVFKGNRKQIQQKTVHEALRLLLNKIT
- the recA gene encoding recombinase RecA — protein: MSQTGEREKALELAVSSIEKQFGKGSIMRLGGEETLTGGDIETISTGSLALDIALGVGGLPRGRVIEIYGPESSGKTTLTLHVIAEAQKAGGIAAFVDAEHALDVSYARKLGVKTDDLLISQPDTGEQALEIVETLVRSGAIDVLVIDSVAALTPRAEIEGEMGDSHMGLQARLMSQALRKLTGIISRSKTTVIFINQIRMKIGVMFGNPETTTGGNALKFYSSVRLDIRRIGAIKNGDLAVGNRTQVKVVKNKLAPPFRTVEFDIMYGEGISREGDILDLASNDSIVDKSGAWFSYKGERLGQGRDAVKNMLKENPTLAEELRQGVLAKHNIKTHGAKDSKESSGAPSSLDPATAKAERKADGDGKAAKDRDHKEKGHSKK
- a CDS encoding GNAT family N-acetyltransferase, which codes for MQRIIHKVIKLDIPQWLFLRRKLWPGPRKMHLQDMEKLFGKRGFVCFLAWHGDQAVGFAEAMIRPFANGCHDRPVPFLEGLWVESKFRRKNVGRQLVAAVEEWAKKKGFCELGSDAYIAAHVSHQAHRAYGFNETERVVYFRKSLRR